In the Deferribacter desulfuricans SSM1 genome, TGACTAAAGTTTCAGCTATTTCTAAAGCAGCTTCACCGCTATCCGGTTGGCTGATGAGAAGTTCGTCGGTATTCACTCCGATTGCTTCTGCATAGACAGGGTCCAGTGCATGTTCTGCATCTATAAATGCAGCTACCCCACCCATTTTTTGAGCTTCTGCGATAACATGTAAAGCAACAGTTGTTTTACCACTTGATTCACTACCATATATTTCGGTTATTCTACCTCTTGGAATACCACCTACTCCAAGTGCAATGTCGAGGGATAAAGCACCTGTAGGTATTACTGGCGGCTTTTCTATCGCTTTATCACCAAGTCGCATAACTGCGCCTTTACCAAAATCTCTTTCAATTTTGCTCATTGCGAGCTCTAAAGCTTTTTTCTTATTTTCATCCATCTGTTTCCTCCTGGGATAATTTTTTTATATAAAGTGGTGAATAAATTGGACCTTCTTTTGTAAGCGTACTTTGAAATAGTGTGATTTCATTTACCTGAGATGATATCTTTTTAAAATTTTCATTTATTTTATCTATAAAATCATATAAGCGTTTTTTGTTAAACACAGTTTTTATTCTTGCTCCTGTTAGATGTATTATAAATTTTTTATTATCGAAAGTTATACGATTTTTTTTTAGGCAGTTTCTTAAGTTTTTTGTGAGATTAGCAAGTTCTTCAGAAAATCCGTTTAAAAAGAAGACTGTAGGTGAGCTATTTCTTTCAAAAAAAGAGAATTTATCAAAATAAACTGTTATAGGTTTAGATTTTATAGCATCAAGGCAATTGGTTATTTTATTTACATAAGTTTTTTGCTGTGAGCCTAAAAAGGCCAAAGTGACGTGGAGATTATTTATAGCAACAGGTTTAATCTTTGCATAATCTTTGATGCTATTTGTAACCTTTTCTACTAATGAGTTTACTTTATTATCAAATTTTACTGCGATAAAAAGTCTTAGATTTTCATTCACTCAAAAGCTCCAATAGATTACGAAAAGCAATATTAGCAGTTCTTTCACGTATGGCTTCACGGTCACCATTAAATAGATATTTTTTAATGAAAACTTTATCTTTCATATTGATCCCTACAAAAACTGTACCTACAGGTTTATCTTTTGTCCCTCCATCAGGCCCAGCAATGCCCGTAGTAGCAATGACAATGTCACTATTGAAGATTTTTTTGCAACCTGTTAGCATCTCTTTACAGCATTCTTCACTGACGGCGCCAAACTTTTCCAGCGTTTCTTTTGATACATTCAAAATATTATTTTTTGCGTCGTTGCTATAGGAAACGATACTTCCTAAAAATGATTTTGAGCTACCAGGAATATCTGTTAATTTTTTAGCGATAAGGCCACCTGTGCAACTTTCAGCTGTGGAAATTGTAATATTTTTAGCAATGAGCTTTTTTAAAATGACTGATTCTAAAGTGTCATCATCTTCACCAAAATAGAATTTGTTTAATTTATCCTTTAATTTTTCAGCAAATGCCATAAGCTTTTCATAATTATAACTTCTGATTCTGACTATGATCATACCTTTTGAAGTATTGATAATGACTTCTGTATCATCGCTTTTCTCTGTATTGATGATTGCCTCATCTACATCAGATTCTGGGATACCAATAAATTTTAAATCCTTTTTGTAAATAGGTTTTAAATCGAATCTATTTTTTAAGAAAGGGACAACATAATTTTCAAACATATGTTTCATTTCATAAGGTATACCTGGTAAAGAAATTATCAAACTTCCACTGTTTTCAACACAAAAACCAACAGCTGTTCCTTTATCGTTTTGAAAAAGTATGGCATCTTTAGGTAAGTAAGCTTGATGTTTGTGGCTTTCTTTTATTTTGACCCCTCTTACAGCCAATTTATTTTCTATCGATTTGTAAACATCTTCATAAAATATAAATTCTCTATTTGCAGCTAAAGCTACTGTTTCAGCAGTGAGGTCATCAAAAGTTGGTCCGAGTCCACCAGTGGTAATTGTGAGATCATAATTTTTTAGTGCATAAGTAAAATTATCTACAAGAATCTCTTTATTATCAGGTAGAGCCTTTATTTCAACTATTTTAAACCCTAAATCTGTGAGATGTTTTGCCAGATAAGTAGAGTTAGTGTCGGTAATACTACCTTCTAAAATTTCGTTTCCAATGGCAAATATTGCACAATTCATATAAATAGCCTCAATACCAAAATAATAATAAGAGTGTAGATTGCAGCCAAAATATCATCTAACATAATTCCAACCCCACCCTTTACACTGTTTTCAACATTTTTGATGGGGTAAGGTTTAAGAATATCAAAAAATCTAAAAATGAAAAAGGCAAGTATAAGATTTAATAAATTATAAGGGACAAAAATCATTATGAAATAATAAGCAACTATTTCATCTATCACTACTTCAGCAGGATCCTCTTTTTCGTAATAGTGTTGATAATATTCGCTTGCAATTATACCGATGATAAACATTGCAATGAATAGCAAAAACTTGAAAAAAATTGAAAAATTTAATGTGATTAAAACTATTGGGATTGCAACAAGAGTTCCAAATGTTCCTGGAGCGTTTGGAACAAAACCCACATTAAAACCTGTTGCTATCCATTTTAAAAATTTGTGCATAAAAACTCCTTAATTTTGTAATTTAAAAGCTTCTTTTAAATCTATTTTTCCTTCATAAAAGGCTTTACCGACAATACATCCGTAAATACGAGGTATTTCTTGAAGTCTTATTATATCTTCTATCCCTTTTACACCTCCAGACGCAATTATTGGTATTTCAGAATAATTAGCTAATTTCTTCAACATATCAAAGTTTAAGCCGGTTAGCATACCGTCTCTACTGATATCTGTATATATTAAAGCATGAGGTTTGAGACGTTTATAATAATCGATAATTTCAAAGATTGTCACATCGCTTTTTTCATACCAACCATCTGTTGCTACATTTTCATCTTTACAGTCAAAGCCTAATATAACTCGATTTTCATATTTATTGATAACTTCTTTAGTAAATTCTCTGTTTTTTATAGCTGCAGTGCCTATAATTATATAGTTTATCCCTAAATTAAAATATTTTTCAGCTTTTTCAAAATTCCTTATACCTCCACCAACCTCAATCTCAAGATTGGTATTTTGTACGATTTTTGATATTATATCAAAATTAACCGTAGTCCCTTCTTTTGCGCCATCTAAATCAACAATATGGATTCGTTTTGCTCCTAAGTCCTGAAACATTTTTGCAACATCTAAAGGATTATCGAAATATTTTGTTGAGTCTTTCATTACCCCTTGCTTTAGCCTCACAACTTTCCCTTCTAAAATATCTATAGCAGGTATTACTAACATTTCCATTCCCCAAAATTTTTGACTATTTTTAAACCGTTTTCAGCACTTTTTTCTGGGTGGAACTGAGTAGCAACAATATTGTCTTTTGCGGTTATGGCTGTAAAATCAATTCCGTAATTGCAGGTGGCTATAGTATCTTCAATTACTGGAGCAGAATAAGAGTGAACAAAATAAAAATAAGAACCGTTTTTCAATCCGTTTATAATTGGATGAGATTTTAAGATATTTATTGTATTCCAACCCATATGAGGTATCTTTTTGCCATCTTTAACTATATCTTCAGGAAATTTTTTTATACTACCATTGAAATAGCCCAACCCTTCAAAAATTCCAAATTCGAAACTTTTCTCAAATAATAATTGCATCCCAACACAAATACCTAAAAAAGGTTTCCCCTTTTTAATGTTTTCATGGATTACTTCTACTAAATCTAAATTCACAAGGTTTTTGTAACAATCTCCGAAAGCTCCAACACCAGGTAATACAATATGTGTTGCACTATCTATTCTTTCTTTATCATTTGTAATTATGGCATCAAACCCTACATACTCAAAGGCTTTTTGAACACTCCTTACGTTACCAGAGTTATAATCTATTATAGCGATCATTTATTCTAACACCCCTTTTGTTGATGAAATTTTATCGTTATTTATTTTTATCGCTTCTTTGACACTTCTCGCAAAACTTTTAAAGATAGCTTCTGCAATATGATGAGAATTTTTCCCATCCCTTTTATTTATATGTAATGTTACTTTTGCATTTTTTGTAAATGCTTGAAAGAATTCTTCTATCAACTCTGTATGAAAATCACCAATTTTTTCAGTATAAAATTCTGCATTGAATACCAAAAAAGGTCTTCCAGAGAAATCGATAGCGGTCTCAACTAATGCCTCATCCATTGGAATTAATGAAAAACCGTATCTATTTATACCTTTTTTATCTCCCAAAGCCTGATAGAACGCTTTTCCCAAAAGGATGCCCACATCTTCTACTAAATGATGATAATCTACATGGGTGTCCCCTTTTGCTTTCAATTTCAAATCTATAGCTGAATGATGTGTGAAAAGCTCTAACATATGGTTAAAAAAGCCTACTTCTGTTTCTATTTCATATTCACCTTTACCATCGAGGTTTATAGTGAGTTTTATTTCAGTTTCTTTAGTTTTTCTTTCTAATGTAGCTGTTCTCATAGTTTATCCCCTAAAATAATCTCTTGCTTTAATAGTATAAAATACTATATAAATTTTACAATAAAATTAATAAAAATAAATAAACTTTTTGAGGTTTCAATGAACCTACGTAAGATTACGCCTCTTTATGAACTAAGTAAAAAAGATATAGAGCATATTAGATCTATTAAAGAAGATATGTTAAAGTTTAAAGATGATTTTGTGAACGATTTTTATAATTATATGGATAAAAAATTTGATTTTAGTGAGCGAATAGAAAAGGAAAAATTTGAAGTTCACAAAGATAAACTCAAAGTTTGGTATGATCGTTTTTTCAACGCAGATTTTACAAACGAATATTTTACATTTTTAATAAATGCAAGTCAAAAGCATGTCGATTTGAAAATAGAAGAAACTGCTATAAATGTGATGTTTAGCTTTTTAAGAAGGTGGTTTCATGAAAAAATATTTTTGATTTTAAGTGATGATTATAAAAGAAAAGAGGTGTTAATCAGTGTTCATAAGGCTATAGATATGAATGCAATGATAATGAATATGGCGTACCATGATGAACAGATAAAAAAATTTACATCTATATTTTCCCTAAGAGAGATGGTTATCTCATTTAGTGAGCGTTTTATGTTTTTTATGAACTCATTGCTGGTTTTGATATTAGTGATTTTGACTATTAATGCTACAATATTATTTTTTACAGAATTAGTAGATGCTTATACTCATTCAAGTGGAAAATTGCTCATCACAGCACTGGGATCTTTACTTATTTTATGGGTTTTAATTGAACTTTTACATACCGAAATACAACTATTAAAAGGTGGGAAGTTTAAAATAAGTGTTTTTATAGGGGTAGCGTTGATAGCGTTTATAAGGGACTTACTTATATTAACCTTAAAACATGAAGTAACAGGTAGTGGAACTATATTTGTCCTTGCATCGATTTTTATTCTCGGTTTAATATACTGGCTTGTTGCTAGAATGGAAAAGATGGATAATGTCAAAAGGAGCGTGAGATGATTGAATTTATAACGAAAAAACTTTTTGGTTCTTATAACGATAGATATCTAAAAAAAATAAGACCTATACTTGAAAAGGTAAACGCAAAAGAGCCTGAAATACAAGCTTTATCTAATGAAGAGCTCAGTAAAAAAACGGATGAGTTTAAATCAAGGCTTCAAAACGGTGAAACTCTCGATGATATTTTAGTTGATGCTTTTGCCGTTACTAGAGAAGTTAGTAAAAGAACTTTGAATATGAGACATTTCGATGTTCAGATATTAGGTGGTTATGTATTACATAAAGGCAAAATTGCTGAGATGAAAACTGGTGAGGGTAAAACCCTTGTAGCAACCCTAGCATTGTATTTAAATGCTTTAACTGAAAAAGGTGCTCACTTGGTTACTGTTAATGATTACCTTGCAAGACGTGATGCCATGTGGATGGCCCCAATTTATCTCTTTCTTGGTTTAACCGTGGGTGTTATACAGCACGAAATATCTTATTTGGTAGAATGGGATAATAAAGAAAAGTTTACAACAAAACTTGTGGAGTGCGATAGAAAAACCGCTTATCAGGCTGATATTACTTATGGGACAAACAATGAGTTTGGTTTTGATTATTTAAGAGACAATATGAAGTATGATATAAATGATTATGTTCAAAGAGACCTTCATTATGCAATAGTTGACGAGGTTGATAGTATATTGATTGATGAAGCAAGAACTCCATTAATTATAAGCGGACCTACAGATGAAAGAACTGATAAATATTATGAAATAGATAGAGTGGTTCGAGTTTTAAAAAAGGATGAAGATTATACCGTTGATGAGAAAAGCAGAACAGTTAAGTTAACAGATTCTGGTATTAACAAGATAGAAAAAGCATTAAATATAGATAATCTTTTCGATGTAAGGCATGTTGATACTCTTCATTTTGTAAATAACGCCCTTAAAGCTCATGCTCTTTTCAAAAGGGATGTTGATTATGTGGTTCAGGATGGAAAAGTTATTATTGTTGATGAATTTACAGGTAGATTAATGCCTGGTAGAAGATTCTCAGAAGGGTTGCATCAGGCTTTGGAAGCAAAAGAAGGTGTAGAGATTGAAAGTGAAAATCAAACGTTAGCATCTATTACATTTCAAAATTATTTTAGGATGTATGAGAAACTTGCAGGTATGACTGGTACAGCGGCTACAGAAGCGCAGGAGTTTAGAGAAATTTATGGTCTTGATGTAATTGTTATACCTACTCACAAACCGATGATAAGAAAAGACTTTCCTGATGTGATTTATAGAACTGCAAAAGAGAAGTATGATGCCATCGTGGATGAGATTGTAGAAATGCATTCTATTGGTAGACCTGTGCTTGTAGGTACTACTTCTATAGAAAAATCTGAATATTTAAGCAAACTTCTTAGGAAAAAAGGGATACCACATGAAGTTTTAAATGCAAAATATCATGAGCGAGAAGCCCAGATTGTTGCAAAGGCTGGTGAAAAAAAAGCAGTTACAATAGCAACAAATATGGCTGGAAGGGGTACGGATATCAAACTTGGGCCTGGTGTTGCAGAGCTTGGTGGCTTGCATATTCTTGGTACTGAACGACATGAATCAAGAAGAATTGATAATCAGTTAAGAGGTAGAGCCGGTAGGCAGGGTGATCCAGGGTCTTCACGTTTCTTTCTAAGTTTAGAAGATGATTTACTCAGGATTTTTGGCTCTGATAAAATTTCTGCGATAATGAACAAATTGGGTATGAAGGAGGGCGAGCCAATAGAACATCCTCTAATTTCTCGGGCGATTGAGAATGCTCAGAAAAAAGTAGAGGCGATGCACTTTGAAATAAGAAAGCATTTATTAGAATATGACAATGTTATGAATCAACAAAGACAGGTCGTTTACACTTTGAGACGGACAATTTTAGAAGGGAAAGATCTTGATGACATTGTCAACGAACATATTGAAAATGTCCTTGATGGTTTAATAAAAGAGTTTATTGATGCTCCGGATGATCCTGATTTTGAAAGTTTTGCAAAGAGTATTGAGAAGATTTTTGATATCAAAATAGATTTAACGGATAGGCAATCTAAAAAGGATATTGATGAGGATAAAAAGGTTATTTTGCAAAAAATAAATGAAAAAATTGAGATGAAGAAAAATGAAATTGGTGAGCATTATTATGGGTTTGTAAGATTTTTGCTTATTAACATTCTTGATAATAGATGGAAGGAACATTTATTGAATATGGACTATCTAAGAGATTCTGTTGGGTTAAGAGGATACGGTCAAAAAGATCCACTTATCGAATACAAAAGGGAATCTTATAACCTATTTATGGATATGATGAATAGGATATCTTTTGAATTTGTTGAATTTTTGTCTCATGTTCAAGTTGAAAGGGATGAAGAACTTGAATTGAAACAGGAAGAGAAAAATATTAAGGAAGAGAGAAGGGATATTTTTAGTGATGAGCAACCTAAAGAGGAGAAGAAGAAACCTATAAAACGTGCCACTCCTAAGGTTGGTAGAAATGATCCATGCCCTTGTGGAAGTGGGAAAAAATATAAAAAGTGTTGTGGTGCTAATCAGTAAAACTGATTAGAGGTAAAAATTTTTTTTAAGTATATAAAAGAGTGTTTATGTCATAAGCACTCTTTTTTTTCAGAAATTTATTAGCTCAAGGTAGTTATATAATAATTGGACAGTAGTAGTTGTATAAAATTAATTTGGTAAATTATAAAGGTCTGATTTTTCAATCTTTGCAAGGCATGAAAATTAATAATAATCGATGTTTTAATTGTAGCAAAAGCCTATTATGATAATCTTATTGATTTAGAAGGTAAATATCTATATCATAATATCTAAAGGGAAGATGAAGGGATATGCTTAAAGAAATAGGTGAAACAGTAAAATATAAATGGCTGATTGAAGAGGTAAATATTGAGAAACTCTTTGATCTTATTGATAAGTGGCGACTACCTCTACCTATCGGTGTAACTTTGTTTAAAAGAGGGATACTAACATCTGATGATCTGCACGCTTTTTTCAATACACCTTTGCAGAGTCTTAAAAACCCTTTTCATATGAAAGATATGGAAAAAGCTGTAAGAAGGGTTTATGAAGCTATCATTTCTGGTGAAAAGATTTGTGTATATGGCGATTATGATGTTGATGGTGTTACTTCAACTGCACTTATCTACCTCTTTTTAAAAGAAGTAGGAGCAAATGTGGGTTATTATATCCCAAATAGAATTGAAGAAGGGTATGGCTTAAATAAAGAGGCTATCAATGAACTGAGAGCTAGAGGTGTTGAGTTATTAATTACAGTTGATTGTGGAATAACGGCATTAGATGAAATAAAATTTGCGAAAAACATTGGTATGGATGTAATCATAACAGATCATCATAAGCCTCTTGAAAGTTTACCTGAAGCTCACAGCATCCTAAACCCTTTACAACCTGGAGATGAGTATAAGTTTAAACATCTATCAGGTGTTGGTGTAGCATTTAAGTTTATAATGGCTTTGAGATATTCTTTATCTTTAAATAATTTTTTTAAAGATAAGATACCCAACTTGAAAAAATATCTTGATATAGTGGCTCTTGGGACAATTGCAGATGTGGTTCCTATGGTTGATGAAAATAGAATCTTTGTAAAACATGGACTAAAAGTTTTATCTAAGAAAGATGTTAGGATCGGATTACAAGAGCTAAAGCGTGTTACAGGGCTTTTGAATACTAACATTGAAGTATCCCATGTTGGCTATGTGTTAGCACCAAGAATAAATGCTGTTGGAAGATTGGGGGAAAGCGATAGAGGGGTAAAATTATTAATTACTAAAAATAAAAATGAAGCAAGATGGCTTGCTGAAGAATTAGATATAGAAAATAGATATCGTCAAGAAATGGAAAAGAAAATATTAAATGATACCTTTAATAAAATTGAAAAATTAGGACTTGCAAATAAATATGCAGGAATGGTTTTATTTTCAGATAGATGGCATCCTGGGATTATTGGCATAGTGGCTTCAAGAGTTGCAGAAAAATATAATAAACCAACCATTGTGATTTCAGTGGAAAACGGAATAGGGAAAGGTTCTGCAAGAAGTATATCTGATTTCCATCTATATGATTGTTTACAAGAGCTGTCGGATCTTTTTTTGAAATTTGGAGGGCATAAATATGCTGCTGGATTACAGCTTTATGAAAGAGATATTAAGGTATTACAAAAAAGATTTCATGAGTTGGTAAGGAAATATAGAGATGTAGGTTCTGAAAAGTCTTCTATTGTGATAGATGCAATTGTAGAGCCCAAAGATATTAATATGGATTTGATGAACTGGATAGAGAGAATGAAACCTTTTGGACAAGGAAATCCTGAACCTGTTTTTTGTTTAAAAAGGGTTAGAAAGTACCAGCAGTTTGGTTTTACAGGTAGGGATAGAAGCCATGTTCGTGGTTTTGTTGAAAAAGATGGGTATATTTTTGAGATTGTTGGTTATAATATGAAAGAATATAAATATTTTTTGAAAAATTATGATAAATTTGATATTTTATTCACCCCAGAAATTAATCAGTGGTTTGGGGATAGATCGATATTATTGAAGATTAAGGATTTTAAAAGAGCATAATATGCCTGAAGATAAAAAAACCGTCAGATTATTAGATATTCAAGAAAAGCTTGTTAAAAATGGTATTACTGATCTTGAAAAACTTCACAAGGCTTATGTATATGCAGCAACAAAGCATCGAGGCCAGCTTAGAAAAAGTGGAGAACCATACCTTTCTCATCCATTAAATGTGGCTTACATATTAGCTGAAATGAATATGGATCTTGATACCGTGGTTGCTGGGCTTTTGCATGATACTTTAGAAGATACAGATGCTACCTATGAAGAGCTTGTAAACCTATTTGGTGAGGATGTAGCTTTTTTAGTTGATGGTGTTTCAAAAATTGGAAAGATAAATTTTAAATCTCACGAAGAGAAGCAAGCTGAAGCTTTTAGAAAAATGCTGATATCCATGTCTAAGGATATCAGAGTTATTGTTATAAAGCTTGCAGATAGACTCCATAATATGAGGACAATAAATTTTCTCCCTGAAGAAAAGAAGAAAAGGATAGCAAAGGAGACTCTTGAAATATATGCTCCACTTGCTCATAGGTTAGGTATTGCATGGATAAAGTGGGAGCTGGAAGATTTATCTTTTAGAATTTTAAATCCTGAAGCTTATTATGACATTTATAATAAAGTTAAACTTAAAAGAAGTGAAAGGGAGCAGTATTTAAAAGAGGTTATCAATATAGTTAAAGAAGTTTTAGAGAAAGAAGGGATAAAAGCAGAGGTTACTGGAAGGCCTAAGCACTTTTATAGTATATATACTAAAATGATACGTAAAAAAACATCTTTTGATGAAATTTATGATTTGCTTGCTTTAAGAGTGTTGGTTAACACTGTGGGTGAATGCTATGCGGTGTTGGGGATTATTCACAATCTATGGAAGCCAATTCAGGGGAGGATTAAAGATTATATAGCTATGCCAAAATCTAATATGTATCAGTCTTTACATACTACAGTAATTGGTCCAAGAGGTATGAAGGTTGAATTTCAAATTAGAACTTATGAAATGCATAGAATAGCAGAAGAGGGTATTGCTGCTCACTGGAAGTATAAAGAGGGTAAAGTATTTGATCCTAAAGAGGATACTACATTTATTTGGCTGAGACAACTTTTAGAGCAGAAAGATCTCAAAGATCCAAAAGAGTTTGTAGAGGCATTAAAAGAGGATGTATTGCCAATACAGATTTATGTTTTTACTCCAAATGGGGATATTGTAGAGTTGCCAGTTGGTTCTACACCTATTGATTTCGCTTATGCAATACATACAGAAGTGGGGCATCGTTGTGTAGGAGCAAAAGTTGATGGAAGGATGGTATCTCTAAAGTATAAGTTGAAAAATGGTGAAAAGGTTGAAATTTTAACATCTCCAAATCAAGAGCCTCGTAGAGATTGGTTGAATATTGTCAAAACAAATAGAGCAAAAACTAGAATAAGAAGTTATTTGCGCAAGAAAGAAGAAGATAAAGCTTTGGAGATTGGTAAGCAACTTTTAGACAAAATATTTAAAGAGAATAATCTTGTTTTTGATGATATTGTAAAAGATAAAAGCAATTTGAATAAAATATTAGAAAAATTTAGCTTACGAGATTATGATGATTTAATAAAATCTGTAGGGTATGGCAGGCTTTCTCCTAAGCAAGTAGTGCATCTTTTTTCAAAAAAAGATGAGACTACAACTCCTCAGATATCAAAGAGAACACATAGAAAAGATCCTTTCATAATAGACGGTATTGAAGATATGATGATAAAGATTGCTCAATGTTGCAAACCGTTGCCAGGTGATAAGATAAAAGGGTATATCACAAGAGGAAGAGGGATTGTTGTCCATAAAGAAGACTGTAAGAATTTTAAAAACATAGCAATTGATGAAAACAGAGTAATTGATGTTCAGTGGAATGTGGATAAAAATTTTAAAATGTCTGTTAAAATTGATTCTATTACTGAGGATAGACCTGGAATACTGAGTGAAATTGCAAATGTGATAAAGGATATGGGTATAAACATTGTTGAGTTCTCTGCAAGACCAATAATGAAGGGGAAAGCAAGACAGGTATTTAGTGTTGAAGTTAATGATAAAAATCAGCTTAATAGATTAATAACTAAGATTAAATCTATCCCAGGTGTAGAAAATATAAAAATTTTATAATATGTTTATTGTAAAGAAATTTATTACATATTTTTTGATACCACCAGGTGTTTTTATTTTAATCAATTTGATATTAGCTTTTTTGACAAAAGAAAAATTAATCAAAAGGTTTTTAATTTTTTCAGCTTTAATAATTTATTTTCTATCAATTAGCCCAACAAAAGATATTTTACTTTACCCTCTTATTGTAAAGTTTGAAGATAAGAAATGCAGTGACTTTGATGCTGTAGTAATATTGGGTGGGGGTGTTTATGCTGATGGTGAGTTAAAAGAGGATTCTTTGAAAAGATTGGTAGAGGGTTATCTTATTGCCAAAAAAGCAAATAAACCGATTATTCTTTCAGGTGGCAAAGTTTTTAAAAATTTAGAGCCGGAATCATTGATAATGAGAAATAAACTTCTCAATTTAGGATTTGATGGTGAAATTTTTATTGATGATACAAGTAAAGATACAAATGAAAATGCTACTTTTGTTAAGAAAATTATTGCTGCAAACAATTTTAATAAAGTCCTTCTCATTACTTCAGGATATCATGCAATGAGAAGCAAGATGTTGTTTGAAAAACATGGAATAAATAGTTGTGTTGTTTTGGTGGATAAAAAGATTGATAAAAAATATAATTTTGTGGATTTTTTACCGGTAGCTTCTAATTTACATACAATTTCAAAAGTAATCAAAGAATATTTGGGGATTTTATATTATTCTATGAAATAAAAAAAAGCTGCAGTTAGGACTGCAGCTTTTTTAGCTTTGACAATATATTAAAAGAAACTTCTATTGGGCAGTAATTTAGTTCCCCTTTGCTTGCTTCATTACCTCTTCCACAAAATTTTCCTGCTTTTTTTCGATACCCTCACCCAGTTGATATCTTACAAATCTTCTAACTTTTATATTTTCGCCTATTTTAGCGATTTTTTCAGCTATATATTGAGATACAGTCAAATCAGGGTTTTTTACAAATGGTTGATCTAAAAGACAGATGCTTTCTAGATATTTTCTCACCTGTCCTTCAACAATTTTTTCAATTATATGATCTGGTTTTCCCTGCTCTTTAGCTTTTGCTATATAAATCTCTTTTTCTTTGTCTATAACTTCTTGAGGAACTTCCTCTTTTGATACATAAAGAGGGTTTGAAGCACAAATATGCATAGCTATGTCATGGCAAAGCTCTTTAAACTCATCGGTTCTTGCAACAAAATCTGTTTCACAGTTTATTTCAACTAAAACCCCTATTTTTCCACCACCGTGGATGTATGAGGCTACCAAACCTTCTGCAGCAACTCTTCCAGCTTTTTTAGCTGCATCTGCAAGCCCTTTCTTTCTTAAATATTCGATAGCTTTTTCTATATTACCATCTGTTTCTTGCAGGGCTTTTTTACAGTCCATCATCCCTGCGCCAGTTTTTTCTCTTAATTCTTTTACTAATGCTGCTGTTATTTGAGCCATTATTACTCCTCCTTAG is a window encoding:
- a CDS encoding YdcF family protein, whose product is MFIVKKFITYFLIPPGVFILINLILAFLTKEKLIKRFLIFSALIIYFLSISPTKDILLYPLIVKFEDKKCSDFDAVVILGGGVYADGELKEDSLKRLVEGYLIAKKANKPIILSGGKVFKNLEPESLIMRNKLLNLGFDGEIFIDDTSKDTNENATFVKKIIAANNFNKVLLITSGYHAMRSKMLFEKHGINSCVVLVDKKIDKKYNFVDFLPVASNLHTISKVIKEYLGILYYSMK
- the tsf gene encoding translation elongation factor Ts — protein: MAQITAALVKELREKTGAGMMDCKKALQETDGNIEKAIEYLRKKGLADAAKKAGRVAAEGLVASYIHGGGKIGVLVEINCETDFVARTDEFKELCHDIAMHICASNPLYVSKEEVPQEVIDKEKEIYIAKAKEQGKPDHIIEKIVEGQVRKYLESICLLDQPFVKNPDLTVSQYIAEKIAKIGENIKVRRFVRYQLGEGIEKKQENFVEEVMKQAKGN